TTGATACGCATTTCGCATGTGCGCGTGTCTTTTTCGCACAACAATTTTGCGTCGTCTCCAAGATCAATAAAGACGTCTAATTTAATATCCCCAATGGTCAATAGGTCGTACATGTATCTTCATTATACCAGGTAAAACAAAACAGGCAGTGTCTGCCTGTTTGTAACCACTTAGTGTGTGAGGGAAATCGTTGCGGCTGCTTCTGGATCGCAGCTACCAACTTCTATTGTTCCGTTTGCATTCCTTGCGAGATAATAATCTGTGTTTGCGGCGGTTCCGGTGCTAGGGTCCATTGGAACGCTACCAAGGTATCCATCTGTTACAAGAGCGGTGAGGTCCACACACGCTGCTTGCGTGGTCTGCGCGGTACAGGTTGTGTTACAACCTGTTGCGTCTGTTCCGATGACGTAGAAGAGATCATCGGTCAACGCAGTGATTGTGGCCGTGTAGGCGCCACCGTTGTCTACTTGGTTTAACGTTGCGGCACCTGCAATACTGGAGACGTCGTTCCAACGCGTTGAATCACGGGATTCCTTAAATCGCTTTACAGGGTCTAATGCGATAAAGACGGCTGCGGCTAAAATAGCGATAATAGCCACAACGATCAGCAGCTCGACCAGGGTAAAACCAGACTTATGTGTTGTTTTTTGCATACGAATAATTATGAACTATGGTCCTAGTATACGTGGTGATCGCTACAAATACCACTGGGCCTGTGGACGAAGTCAGGATTCTAGGTGAAGAAATTTGGGGTATACTGTGTGTATGGAACTAAAAATGGACAATCAACAACCGGAGAAGATGCCGCCGCTCGCACCCGTTGGGCTCGTCCCAACAAAGGAGGATATCGAGAAACTTATTTTACTCGCCGCGCATGACACTGCGCACGATACGGCAGTAAAGGTTTTTACGGCTGTTACACAGTATGCCTATAGGGCTCGTGCTTCTGATATTCATTTTGAGCCAGAAGAAAAACTCGCCATTATCCGTATTCGCATTGACGGTATCTTGCATGATCTTTTTCAATTACCCCCGGTATTACATAAACAAATTGTCGCGGTGTTGAAGTTGATGACGCACATGCGAACGGACGAACATCGTGCGCCTCAAGATGGGCGTTATTCATTTTTGACCTCTGATGGAGAGGTAGATGTGCGTGCATCGGTTATTGCAGTGACAAATGGAGAGAAGATCGTACTTCGACTGCTTTCCAGTACATCTCATTCGCTTGGGCTGGAGGAGCTTGGTTTCTCAGAACAGGATTTATTGCGTGTCCAACGTGCGATTCGACGTCCTTGGGGAATGATTTTATCTACCGGTCCAACTGGAAGCGGAAAAACCACCTCTATTTACGCGATTTTGGAGATTTTGAATACGCGTGAGGTGAACATTGCAACCATCGAGGATCCGGTTGAGTACGACATTGAGGGGGTTAACCAGAGTCAGGTGGATCCAGCTGCCAAACTCACGTTCGCGGCAGGACTACGCTCCATTGTGCGACAGGACCCAGATATTATTATGGTGGGTGAGATTCGTGACGAGGAGACAGCAAGCATTGCGGTGAATGCGGCGCTCACGGGTCATAAACTGCTTTCAACGATTCATACCAACAACTCAGCTTCTACCATCCTGCGCTTGCTTGATATGAATGTGGAGCCATTCTTAATTTCTTCGACGCTGATCTGTGCTATTGCGCAGCGCTTGGTTCGACGCGTCTGCGATGATTGTCATAAAGTAAAAGAGCTTTCTCGAGAAGAAGTCGTGAAGATTTTAGGAGAATCGCTTGCAGGCGAACTCATAAACGGCAAGACAACGGTGGCGGTCGCAGAAGTCGTTGGATGCGCGACGTGTAATGATACGGGGTACAAGGGGCGTATCGGAATTTACGAGGTGTTGGAAAATACAAAGACGATTCAAAAACTCATCATCGATCATACGGATGCGGACACGATTGAACAGGCAGCCATAAAAGAGGGGATGACGACCATTGCACAAGACGGTGTCAGAAAAATTCGATTACAGCTTACGACGCTAGAGGAGTTGGTGCGTGTGATGAGTGAATAATATGCGATCGTCCAAAACAAAACTCACAGACAACGTGGGAAAGATTAAAAAACCGCAGCCGCTCTGGTTGCAGCATTTTACGGTACGTTTGTCGCATGTGGATCGATTAATGTTTACAAAATATTTGGCTGTTTTATTGCGTTCTGGGATTCCAATAGGGGACGCGCTGGAAATTATTGGTGGTCAAACAAAAGCGGGTCCGTTAAAGACGGTGTTGGATGCGATTGAACAATCGATTCAAGATGGCAACACGCTTTCCTCGGGGTTTGCAAAGTTTCCATGGATCTTTGACTCGGTGTACGTCAACCTCATTGCTGCCGGCGAGGCCTCCGGAACATTGCAACAGAACCTTGATCACCTTACGGAACAAAAACAAAAAGAGCATGAGTTGGTACAGAAAGTACGAGGGGCGCTTATGTACCCGATCGTTATATTGATTGGGGGGTTTATTTTGTCGATTGGTATTGTCGTCTTTATTTTGCCAAACGTGGTGGATGTTTTTAAAACGTTGAACGTGCAGTTGCCGTGGACAACACGTGTGTTGTTGGGACTGGCATCGTTTATTAACGAACATGGCTTTTTGACACTCGCCATGTCTGTTGGGTTTGTTGCGGTAATTCTTGGGATTCGCAAGATTCGTGCTCTGCAGCCTTTTTTTCATAAAGCGTTAATGTATATCCCTGTGTTTGGTTCCATCGTGCGCTACGTAAACCTCACACGCATGACGCGATTACTTGGAACAATGCTGCAAAGTGGATCAACGATGGGGGACGCACTTCCGATTGCGACAACTGTGCTCAAGAATGCTTATTACCGTGGCCTCATGGTTAAGTTGGAAGGGGAGTTAAAACGTGGGCGCGTGATGGCGAGTGAAATGGCAAAATATCCTCGCGCGTTTCCGCCGATGATGACGCGTATGACTCGTGTGGGAGAGGAATCTGGATTATTGGGAGAGATGATGGGGTATTTGGCAGATTTTTACGAGCAGGAAGTGGACGACATGATGCGTAACCTCTCAAACCTTCTTGAACCAATCCTACTTGTGATTATTGGTGTCATGGTGGCTGTTTTGGCATTGTCTGTGATCTCGCCGATTTATCAGGTGGTCGGTGCCTTTTAATATGCATATGCGAGGATTCACCCTGCTTGAAATGATTATCTCTATTGGCGTGTTTGTGTTGATTATCGGAACATCATTCATGGCGATGACCTCCATCGCGCGGTCATTAAAGGAACGTCAGGGAGTGGAGCTTTTGTTTGATGCAATAAGTCAGGCACAGACACATGCGCAAACGGCAACGGACGGAAGTGCGTGGGGTGTGTATCTAGATTACGATAATACGACGCACGTTCTAACAGACGCAATGGTGTTTGCAGGGGAGACATTTGTCGGGCGAAATACGGTTCAAGATCGTGCGGTCACCATGCCAGAAGGGGTCGAGATCCTTGAGGCAATGTTGTCTGGTTTGGGAGTCTCGACAGGGTATGATCATGAAATTATTTTTGATGTTTTGCGAGGAAGTACTGCAAACTATGGATCCATGATTATTCAGGCTGGTGGTGTTGAGACAAAGCTTATTATTAGTCCAAGTGGCTATGTGGTTCGAGAATAAAAAGCGGCCTCGCGGAACAATAGTGGTAGAAGTACTGATCGCAATTGGACTGACAGCCGTGCTGGTTGTGTCTGCTGTGTCGTTAACAGTACGTGTACGACGTATGATTGAGCAGACAAGTGTAGAGGCTCGTGGGGCGATGTTGGCGCAAGAGGGACTGGCGGCGCTACAAGGTGTCTCTTTTGATGATCTGAACTCAGGAACAACGGGTGCACTTGAATGGTCCAACCCTTCGTGGAACGTTGTACCTGGCACAACGGAGGTAATTGATGATTTTACTCGTATTGTTAGTGTTGAACCTGTTTATCGAGATGGTAGCTGCTTGGTTGTAACGAGTGGCGGAACAGTGGATCCGGATAGCTTGTTACTCAAAAGCAAGACATCTTGGACGACGCTTAGCGGTGCCGATCGTTCCGTTACCTCTACGTCGCATCGAACACGCTGGAATAATCCACAAGGATCCTGTTTTCTGCCGGCACAGGCGGGGAATATCTCGATCGACCTAACGATTGCTGGATGGCAAGGAGAAAAGCAACTACGTGACGTTTATATAGAGAATACAGGGACACAATCGGTAACGATTGATAAAATTCGGTTCGAATGGAATTCTTCTGCAACGATCAATCAGGTATTCTTGGAGTTGGATAAGGTCTGGTCCTCTGGGGGGCCGGGAACGCCACTGGGTGTTCAAAATTCTATCGCGGAATTGGATATTGTAGATGTGAATATTGATCCGGGCAATCGCGACCAAATGCACAAGGTGCAGTTCTCGCAAGAGATGGAAAACGTGACACTAACCATTACGTTGATTTTTACTGATGGTACCGAGTTGAGCTCAGGACCGTTTACGCCGTAATATGAATAAACGCGGATTCACGTTGATGGAACTTATCATTTATATTGGCATCCTCTCATTGTTGCTGGGAAGTTTTGTTGGGATTGTTGTGCGATTGTCGCGTGCGCAGGGACAAGTAGGGTCGGTTGTGTACTCCACGCGTACACGTTCTACGATTGATTGGTCCCTACGACATGAATTGACAGAGGCGCAATTAATCCGCGTGTCAGCATCCACACTTAGCGTTGATCCAAGCCGTTTAATTTACCTAGATGCAGATGGTAACCAGGTTACCCTGGAGGTGGTAAACGACACGGTGCTTTTTAATGGGGTTTCTGTAACGGTGGAGCGACTGCGTCTTACACGTGGGGCGGCAGATCCTGAGTGGGTGACCGATCGCACGATCACCGTTTCTTCCTGGGTTGTGGATCCGGTGCGGGATTCGGCGGGGGTGCTTACGGACGTGCGTATCCGTGGTATTTTGGACGCGGCCGTTGTGGTGAATGCCTACACCGCTCCAGCGCAATTGTTCGAAGCGACGTACCATTTGTTGCCTTCAACATCAGAACTATGATCTCAAAAAAACCAGATGGGTTTGTTGCACTTCTTGTGGTGATTGTTGTTGGTCTTGTGCTGTTGTTTGTAACAGTGTCGCTTGCGGTGATATCGATTCGCAGAAGTGCGCTGCAGGTGAATGAGCAAAATGGTCGCCTTGCGAGAGGGGCAGTAGAGAGCTGCCTAGACGAGGTGCTTATTTGGCTGGCAATTGATACAAACTATGACCCAGGATCCATCGTCACTGGAGCAGGGACATGCTCTGTTATTGTAACATCCCCAACAGGAAGCACACGTGCATTCCAAATGACAAGTAGTGTTGGTGATGAAACGTATGGGTTTTTAGCAACGATTAATGTGTCCGTTTCGCCAGTATCTGTTGCCTCTGTGCATGAGCAACTATAGGGATCAGATCGCTGATTTAATAATTGCTGTGTGTATCTTATTTTTCACATGTGCGATGATCGCCGTATTCTTGAAATAGGAATATGTCTTAGACGTTGGTTGAACCTAGGAATCACCAAAACAAAACACCGACGATCGTCGGTGTTTTGTTTGGAAGTAATAGGCTCAAATGATATACGAATCTATTACAAACGAAACCAGTCTTTTGGTTTTTTTGGAAGTCCATGCATAAGAAGCAGGGCAAGGGGAGCGGCCCAGTTTGCGGTTCGCTCGATGAAATCCCAAACGGGTTCGCCGGCGATTGGACGAATGAGCGCTGTTACCAATCCCCAGAATGCCGCCCAGACAAGTACAATCTTTACCGGCTTGAGTAACGCAAATGCCGCGATGAGAAGATCTAGACATCCGATGAGAATTAAGAGCGTCGCGGCAGAATCATACTGAATGCCGACGGCGGAGAAGTACTCAAACCACCCCGCTTTCTGCT
This region of Candidatus Uhrbacteria bacterium CG10_big_fil_rev_8_21_14_0_10_50_16 genomic DNA includes:
- a CDS encoding type II secretion system protein GspE, coding for MELKMDNQQPEKMPPLAPVGLVPTKEDIEKLILLAAHDTAHDTAVKVFTAVTQYAYRARASDIHFEPEEKLAIIRIRIDGILHDLFQLPPVLHKQIVAVLKLMTHMRTDEHRAPQDGRYSFLTSDGEVDVRASVIAVTNGEKIVLRLLSSTSHSLGLEELGFSEQDLLRVQRAIRRPWGMILSTGPTGSGKTTSIYAILEILNTREVNIATIEDPVEYDIEGVNQSQVDPAAKLTFAAGLRSIVRQDPDIIMVGEIRDEETASIAVNAALTGHKLLSTIHTNNSASTILRLLDMNVEPFLISSTLICAIAQRLVRRVCDDCHKVKELSREEVVKILGESLAGELINGKTTVAVAEVVGCATCNDTGYKGRIGIYEVLENTKTIQKLIIDHTDADTIEQAAIKEGMTTIAQDGVRKIRLQLTTLEELVRVMSE